One genomic segment of Polynucleobacter sp. MWH-UH2A includes these proteins:
- the tsf gene encoding translation elongation factor Ts, with protein MAAITAAMVGELRAKTDAPMMECKKALTEADGDMARAEEILRVKLGSKAGKAASRVTAEGIVASSINGTTGALLEVNCETDFVSKNDDFLAFANDCVKLVAEKNPADVAALLALPLNGSTVDEVRSALIGKIGENIMPRRFKRFAGGNKLVSYLHGTRIGVMVEFDGDEVAAKDVAMHIAAMKPVALSTADVPAESIAIERSVAVQKAAESGKPPEIVEKMVEGSIQKYLKEVSLLNQTFVKNDKQTVEQMLKAANTSVKGFTMFVVGEGIEKRQDDFAAEVAAQVAAASKATA; from the coding sequence GATGGAGTGCAAAAAGGCTTTGACTGAAGCTGATGGTGATATGGCTCGTGCAGAAGAAATTCTGCGTGTAAAGCTTGGTAGCAAAGCTGGTAAAGCTGCATCTCGTGTAACTGCTGAAGGTATCGTTGCTTCATCTATCAATGGCACTACTGGTGCTTTGTTGGAAGTGAATTGCGAAACCGACTTCGTTTCAAAGAATGATGATTTCTTGGCTTTTGCAAACGACTGCGTAAAGTTGGTAGCTGAAAAGAATCCTGCTGACGTTGCTGCTTTATTGGCATTGCCTTTGAATGGCTCTACTGTTGACGAAGTGCGTAGCGCCTTGATCGGTAAGATTGGTGAGAACATCATGCCACGTCGCTTCAAGCGTTTTGCTGGTGGCAATAAGTTGGTTTCTTATCTCCACGGCACTCGTATCGGCGTGATGGTTGAGTTTGATGGTGATGAAGTTGCTGCAAAGGACGTAGCAATGCACATTGCTGCAATGAAGCCAGTGGCTTTGTCTACTGCAGATGTTCCAGCTGAGTCCATCGCAATTGAGCGTAGCGTTGCTGTTCAAAAGGCTGCTGAATCTGGCAAACCACCAGAAATCGTTGAGAAGATGGTAGAGGGTTCTATTCAGAAGTACCTCAAAGAGGTATCTCTCTTGAATCAAACTTTCGTTAAAAACGATAAGCAAACCGTTGAGCAAATGCTGAAAGCTGCCAATACCAGCGTGAAGGGATTCACGATGTTTGTTGTGGGTGAGGGCATTGAGAAGCGTCAAGACGATTTTGCTGCTGAAGTGGCTGCCCAAGTGGCTGCCGCCTCTAAAGCGACTGCCTAA
- the frr gene encoding ribosome recycling factor: protein MSAVEIKTNTDQKMQKSLESLKTSLAKIRSGRANPGILEHIQVEYYGNPTPLSQVASLGLADARTINVQPFEKTMVAVVEKAIRDSDLGLNPASQGTVIRVPMPALTEERRRELTKVVKGEGEDAKIAVRNLRRDANEHLKRLTKDKEISEDEERRATDEIQKMTDKAVVEIDKIISEKEKEIMTV from the coding sequence ATGTCTGCAGTAGAAATTAAAACCAATACCGATCAGAAGATGCAAAAGTCCCTTGAATCTTTGAAGACAAGTCTTGCAAAGATTCGTTCGGGGCGCGCCAATCCAGGCATTTTGGAGCACATTCAAGTGGAGTACTACGGCAACCCAACCCCATTGAGTCAGGTGGCGAGCTTGGGTTTAGCGGATGCCCGTACGATTAATGTGCAGCCGTTTGAGAAGACCATGGTTGCTGTTGTGGAAAAGGCTATTCGTGATTCTGATTTGGGATTGAATCCTGCCTCGCAAGGCACAGTGATTCGTGTACCCATGCCAGCTTTAACAGAAGAGCGTCGTCGTGAGCTCACTAAAGTAGTGAAGGGTGAAGGCGAAGACGCCAAAATTGCTGTGCGTAACTTACGTCGCGATGCCAATGAGCACTTAAAGCGCTTAACTAAGGATAAAGAAATTTCCGAGGATGAAGAGCGTCGCGCTACTGACGAAATTCAGAAGATGACAGACAAAGCTGTTGTTGAAATAGACAAAATCATCTCTGAAAAAGAAAAAGAGATCATGACGGTTTAG
- the pyrH gene encoding UMP kinase — MPGYKRVLLKLSGEALMGDDAFGINPVTIDAMVSEIAQVVNSGVELAIVIGGGNIFRGVAGGAAGMDRATADYMGMLATMMNSLALQDALRQKGVEARVQSALRMDQVVEPYIRPRAIRAMGEGKVVIFAAGTGNPFFTTDTAAALRGAEMGVEVMLKATKVDGIYSADPVKDPSATLYKTITFDEALIKNLQVMDATAFALCRDRKLPIKVFSILKPGALMRVVQGEPEGTLVHV; from the coding sequence ATGCCAGGCTACAAACGCGTCCTCCTCAAATTATCTGGTGAAGCCCTGATGGGGGATGATGCTTTTGGCATCAACCCGGTCACCATTGATGCCATGGTTTCTGAAATTGCTCAAGTAGTGAACAGTGGGGTTGAATTAGCGATTGTGATCGGCGGAGGAAATATTTTCCGCGGTGTTGCGGGTGGTGCTGCCGGCATGGATCGCGCAACAGCCGATTACATGGGTATGTTGGCAACTATGATGAATTCACTTGCTTTACAAGATGCATTACGCCAAAAAGGCGTTGAGGCCCGTGTTCAATCTGCATTAAGAATGGATCAGGTAGTTGAGCCGTACATTCGTCCACGTGCGATTCGAGCAATGGGTGAGGGTAAGGTTGTTATTTTTGCCGCAGGAACTGGCAATCCATTCTTTACAACCGATACCGCCGCTGCTTTGCGTGGCGCCGAGATGGGTGTGGAAGTGATGCTGAAAGCAACTAAGGTGGATGGTATCTACAGTGCTGATCCAGTGAAGGATCCATCGGCAACGCTATATAAAACCATCACCTTTGATGAAGCATTAATTAAAAACTTACAAGTTATGGATGCCACTGCATTTGCATTGTGCCGTGACAGAAAATTACCAATCAAAGTATTTTCAATACTCAAGCCAGGTGCGCTAATGCGTGTAGTGCAAGGTGAGCCTGAAGGTACTTTGGTGCACGTTTAA